The Meriones unguiculatus strain TT.TT164.6M chromosome 18, Bangor_MerUng_6.1, whole genome shotgun sequence genome segment GGAGGGAAATGTCAACCTAGCTAAAAGAAATTGTCATTTAaactatatgtgtatatgcatactcATAGACTTATATGTATTAATGTGTagttttagatagatagatagatagaaagatagatacatagataagtaggtagatagatagcaATATGATTCCTTGTAACTTTTTCAGATACTGTTACTATTAACTGTCTTAGTTTCCTGAATCTGAACTTAATTTTTCCATCTTAAGACTTTAGTATTGCTCAGTGTGAGCCAGACAGTGATGGaatatgcttttaatctcagcactcgggaggcagaggaaggcctgTGAGTTTAAGGTTAGCCTAGTCTATAGATGGAATTCCAagacaaccaaggttacacagtgaacccctatcttgaaaaaaaagatgcttAGTGTGATAActcacacctgttatcccagcactagagaaagTAGGAGGTTTGAAGTACATAGCAaattgcaggccagcctgggctcgaGTAAAACtctggggtggggttggggagggggaagaaagcaAGTGTAATTTCAGAACACTCTGTAGCCAAGCACATGTGATTGGTGTTCTCTTATTTGGAGgcattaatttaattaattgattaaactTGGAAATTCTGCTTTTTAGATTGGCTCGACACCGAAAAATAGTGGAGCCTGAAGTAGTAGGAGAAAGTGACTCAGAAGTAGAAGGGGATGCTTGGCGTATAGAGCGAGAAGATAGCAgcgaagaagaggaggaagaaattgACGATGAGGTAAGAGGGGAAAACATGGGATTTCTCCCAGTTAGGGCACAAGAAAAAATTGGGACCCAGTGCTTATTTGTTGAAACTATAAAGGTATAAGTTTTGCTGCTTTTAGCTGAACTTTGATGGTGTTTGTTGGTTGTTGGGGTTAAGACTgaaaatgaggggctggagagatggcttaacagacaagagcacgggctgctcttccagaggtcctgagttcaattcccagcaagcacatggtggcttacaaccatctgtaataaaatctggtttccttttctggcatgcaggcgtgcatgcagacagaacactatgtacataaaaataaaatctttttaaaaaggccGAAAATGAACTCATGCTTGCTAATGCCGGTTTCTTGAACCTGTTGGAATAAAAACACCTATGCTGGGGCTTAGTAGGAGAGTTTAGACTGAGTGTGggcagagccctgggttcagtccttagTGCCAGCGAAACAGACTTGAACCATGTGCCGCTTGAATAACTGGCTTAGCTATATGTCGTGATAGGAAATTGAACGGCGCCGTGGCATGATGCGTCAGCGAGCGCAAGAGAGGAAAAATGAAGAGATGGAAGTCATGGAAGTGGAAGATGAAGGCCGCTCTGGGGAGGAGTCGGAGTCAGAGTCAGAGTATGAGGAGTACAcggacagtgaagatgaaatggagCCTCGACTTAAGCCTGTCTTCATTCGAAAGTGAGTATCTGACAGACCTGCTAAGCCAGGCCTGTATTTCCAGCTACTCAGTAGGTTGAGCCAGGGGAATTGCTAATTCAATGTCAGCTTGAGCTACAGAATCAGTTCAAGATAAGCCTGGACAATTTAAGAAAACTCTCTGACTCTCCAAAGAGAGACTAGGGATATAGGCCAATGATAAACGTTTGCTTAATATGCACACTttctaagttcaatccccagcagaggagatggaggaaataGTCAAACCAGGACAGAATCCACATAGTTATGTTCTAGATGCAACAATAAAAGGCTCGGTACCCCATCTTCTCCTGTAGTGGAAGCCTTCTTCCCAGTGCCTTAGCATTGTAGCGACGGTGCTGAGAAATAGCCAGGTGTTAGCAGAAAGCCAGAGCTTATCCCCATTTCAAATTAAAATGCACATATCTGCCTAAAAGTAATCTGGGTGTTTGTGCTTGTGCTTTGAGACTCTATTGCTGTGCAGCTAGCCtagcctgaaattcactatgaAGCCTAAGCTGGTCTCAGACTTGTGatcctcttccctctgcctcctaagtgttggccttacaggcatgtgccaccatgcctagctaatCAATTTTTGAAGACTAAAaggttttcttttgctttattttagtgGTACTAGAGGTAAAACCCATGGATATGCTAGGAAAGTGCTTTAACACGTCTCCAGgggaaattatgttttaaaaacaaaagtaagcttgtaaaacaaatttttgtttctttcctaatACCCAGGAATCCCACTATTTATAGTCAGCCCAGCAATATCCTTGTTAAGTAGTCAGTTGCCAATGATTAAGGGAATTTTAGTGCCGTAAAGACCTgggatgagggctggagagatggcactggctgttcttttagaggtcctgagttcaattcccagcaaccatgtggtggttCCCAACcaatctacagtgagatctggtgccctcttctggcatgcagatagaacattatacataataaataaatcttttttaaaaatacctgtGATGAAGCTGAGCATTgtggcatgcacctgtaatccaGGTATTTGGGAGGCAATAGATAGAATACGATCTCAAACATTCAgtgctcaaggccagtctgactACATAGCAAAGCCGAAGGCCTGCCTTGGTGGGTGAGACAATGGCTCAGTAAAATGGCCTGTGTGAGGTTTGCAGGGGCTACCTGAAACccttctcaaaacaacaaaacacctagGATGAATTGGGCCTGGTGATAAGCCCTGTAGTCCCAGTTgctcaagaaactgaaagaaaagaatacaattTAAGGCCAGGTTGGACAATACAGTGCCACCTTGTGGGACCAGCCAGATGgtccagtgggtaaaggtacttgctgacAAGCCTGAGGCCTAATTTTAATCTCCGGTACCTACGCAGtaaagaagaaaaccaattcccaaaagttgtcctgtAACCTTCAGCATCATGTACATATAtcatgcactcatacacataatacatTCAACAATAATATGGAGACATGgctctggttgctcttccagaagatctgggttcaatACCATATGAGCCATACAGTGGCTCATAACTATGTATGACCCTGGCTGCAcaggatttgatgccctcttctgacctccgtggatTCCAGGCATGCActcagtacacagacatacatgcggaCAAGATAtcaatttactttttgtttgtttgtttttggagaaagggtttctctgtgtagtctggctgtcctggacttgctttttagaccaggctagcctagaactcacagcgatccacctgcctctgcctcccaagtgctgggattaaaggcccagcTTGATTTACTTTTTTGAAATAGTAATAATGAATAAAAGAGCAGAGAATATGGCTAAGAGTAGCGCATTTGTACCAAATCTAGGGGTCAAATCCCCTTACCAGAAGAGAGGGAAGCAGCCATGCTATATTTAGGACCAGAGGtaacagctcagttggtagactaCTTTGGTAGCTATGTATTGTGGTAATTGTAATCCTAACATTCTGGAAGGGTGAGGCAAGagaattgccatgagtttgaggctagccagcaCTAAATAAAAGTCTTGTCAAAAAAACGAACAAGgtggctagaaagatggctcagcagtgaagagcactagTTATcttccaggttcaattcccagcatccacatggcaactAATAGCCGTCTGTAACTCCAACAACAGAGTATCTAGTGTCCCTCTCCTGGCCTTTGTGAGCTGGAAATGGTATGGTAGGTCCACACATTTAAtgcctgcactcaggaggcagaggcatgtagatCTGAGTTCTAGTTCCCTGATCCACACGGGAgttcaggccagtcagggctatgtaatgagactgtctcaaaaaataagtgaaataaaactgaaaaggttTTAAAcgttaaagtaaaaattaaaaggcCAGGAATATAACGTGTTTAGTGTGCACAAAAGTCTCAGTACTGGCGGGACAAATAGAGCTGAGATACTTCCTGGTTTGGGCCTTGTCTCATTTGGGCAAGACTAGACATAGAGGGACGCAGTTTCCCTCTAAGGACTTTGGGCAATTAACAGGACTTCTGTGATACAGGAAGGACCGAGTGACAGTCCAAGAACGAGAAGCTGAAgcattgaaacagaaggaactggaGCAGGAAGCAAAACGCATGGCTGAGGAGCGGCGCAAGTACACACTAAAGGTGCTGGCAGTGGCCGTGGTCTGAGTGCAAGGGTCTGAGTAGTGAGGTTATAGGAGAGATGAGGTCCAATAGCTCAGTTTGTTCTTCTTATCCAGATTGTAGAAGAAGAGACCAAGAAAGAGCTAGAGGAGAACAAGCGGTCCCTCGCCGCTCTGGACGCACTCAATACAGATGATGAAAATGATGAGGAGGAATATGAGGCATGGAAAGTCCGAGAGCTCAAAAGAATCAAGAGGGACAGAGAAGACCGGGAAGCGTGAGTAATGGGATGGGCTTAGGCTTGATGCCTCAGATAGCCCTAGTTTATCTTTAAACAGCTAAGACTCCTTTAGCTTCCTGCTACACACAAAGATTACTGTTTTCTCAGATTGTAACTCACAAATGAGTGAGTTACAACAGTTCTGTTTTTCTTAATTGTGGAGGTTGACCAAACAGTTCCTCTAGCAGTCTCAGTGGCTCACCTGAGTGACACTTCCAGCTGGAGGACTGACCGGGCCAGAGCATCCACAAGCCCTTCTCTGGTGTGTCTGACAGTTGATGCTGGCTTTCAGGCGAGAGGCCTCATTTCTCCTTAGTTACTGGTTTCTTCACACTGCAGGTCCAGGCAGAGGTAGAAACTAGCTAGGTCTCCTGAGTTTGGGATTCCAGAGCTCATATGTCCCTTCTGTGATATGTTTAGTAGTCAGGGGGCCACAGGGCAGCCCAGGAAGAAGGTGTGGAGAAGCAGATGCTTCCTGCAGGAGAGCAGAGCAGCAAACACCTGGAAAGCAGGTTCacttctcaactgctgagccacaaAGAAACCATGACTACATAACCATTACTTTGAATTCACTctaatgttgttttaaaaactaaGGTATTTGATGGAAGACAGAATTAGTAAAATCAAGCAGTAACAATATCTGAACCCCAAAAAGGCTAGAATCAACTTTGGGATATTTACAGTCCCGTTCTGGCAAACATAATAATGGAGACCAACTCGTGTTTTTATTTATTGGACTCCCAATTTTGACTTTGACAAGAGTTAAAGATGTACTGGAGTGTAGCAGCAAGAGCCTATCTGTAATACCAGCAGTTTGGGGGATGAGGTGTGATGttgagagtttcaggccagctacaTATCAGACCtgctgtgagtgagtgagtgagtgagtgagtgagtgagtgagtgagtgagtgagtgagtgaaatGTGGGAAAGTAAATAATGGCTGAAAGAAGATGGGACCATTACTTTTAGATATTTGGGCTTTGTGAATTTGGAAAATACTAACACTGTTGCTCTCTGGATAGActtgaaaaagagaaagcagaaattgAACGCATGCGAAACCTTACTGAGGAAGAAAGGCGGGCTGAACTTCGGGCAAATGGCAAAGTCATTACCAACAAAGCTGTTAAAGGCAAATACAAGTTTTTACAAAAGTATTATCACCGTGGTGCCTTCTTCATGGTAAGTGCAAGAGGGTTCAGAAAACTGAACAGTAGGAGTAACATACAGGCATGTCCAACCTTAGGACATTGTGAGGTGACATTGTCTAAAAACTTTGCAATTAAGTTACTCAAAAAGGCCAGGTGGTGGCGACAggagcctttaatctcaggacttgggaggcagaggcaggcggatctctgagttctggtctacagagttagttctaggacagccagagctacacagagaaatcctgtgtgtgtgtatgtggtgggggaagggggaaggagagtctCAGTAAGGTACTTAAAATACTGGTTTATAGTTTGTGTTGGGTTACATTTGTAGCTCTCCCAAAACACTTTTAGTCTGTTTCCTCTAGAATGAGAATACACTTTCCTAAAATTAATGCCATTGACATTACTTTTTGCTTTTTGCCTCAGAAGAATCTGGACATGGCAAAAGCATTAACAAAAGGAAGCAGCAAGAACCAATAATTGTTTTATTGTGAAGTCAGCTCTCAAAAAGAGATGACGAGGCTGTGATCTTCATATTCTACTAATTAGCTCCTCCAAACCCCTTAGAAATCATTTCATAAccaaatgaattttatttatgtgaaaaCCAAGCTCTCCTCatctggcacatgcctttaatcccagcagaggcagaagcaggtggatctctgtgaatttgaggccagcctggtttacaaagtgagttgtAAAATTGCCAGGGCTACATGGCAGGACCcagtcttaaaacaaacaaaaaccctggtaAATTGAACTACGTTTCCATTGTGAGGGAAAACCGTGTTAATGTCCCAGGCCTTAGAGGATTAGGAACTAGAGCTCCCCAGGTCTGGtggtgttgttttttgtttgttttttaaaggaaaaaagtcTGCAGTCCAAGTGAACAGTTCGTGGGATGGAGTAATTAAGTGTACAGAAGATAACTCAAATTTTGTATCTAGATCACTGAGAGAATGATGTTCCTACctataaaaaagtaaaagcaggAATCTAACTTGGAAATATTAGGGTGATTTTTACTCATGGTCTAAGTAAAGGTACACATTCAAAAGGATTGGAGATTTAGAAGGCTTACATAGTTGAAGCTGCATGAAATGAACACAGTGAATGCAGGGAACAGAATAGGCTTTCAAGAAGCATAACAGCATGAGAAAAACACTATCTCCCCAACCAGATACAAGCTCTTGAAGAAAGGCTCACTGTGTTCTTTGTGGTTGTGTTCAATAAATTTGTGGTGTGCATAAATTAGAAGTAAAACCACAGGCTGATTAAGATTCTCTTTAACAGGATGAGGATGAAGAAGTCTACAAGAGAGATTTTAGCGCACCTACTCTTGAGGACCATTTCAACAAAACCATTCTTCCAAAAGTCATGCAGGTATGAGGGTTCTCAGTAACAGCAGACTGGGCACTGAGGTATGGGATGTTTGGTGTTGTAACCATCCGTCTCCTTTCAGGTCAAGAATTTTGGACGGTCTGGTCGTACCAAGTACACCCACCTTGTGGATCAAGATACCACTTCCTTTGACTCTGCGTGGGGCCAGGAGAGTGCCCAGAACACAAAGTTCTTTAAACAAAAGGCCGCTGGGGTGCGTGACGTGTTT includes the following:
- the Mfap1 gene encoding microfibrillar-associated protein 1; translated protein: MSVPSALMKQPPIQSTAGAVPVRNEKGEISMEKVKVKRYVSGKRPDYAPMESSDEEDEEFQFIKKAKEQEAEPEEQEEDSSSDPRLRRLQNRVSEDVEERLARHRKIVEPEVVGESDSEVEGDAWRIEREDSSEEEEEEIDDEEIERRRGMMRQRAQERKNEEMEVMEVEDEGRSGEESESESEYEEYTDSEDEMEPRLKPVFIRKKDRVTVQEREAEALKQKELEQEAKRMAEERRKYTLKIVEEETKKELEENKRSLAALDALNTDDENDEEEYEAWKVRELKRIKRDREDREALEKEKAEIERMRNLTEEERRAELRANGKVITNKAVKGKYKFLQKYYHRGAFFMDEDEEVYKRDFSAPTLEDHFNKTILPKVMQVKNFGRSGRTKYTHLVDQDTTSFDSAWGQESAQNTKFFKQKAAGVRDVFERPSAKKRKTT